The Lathyrus oleraceus cultivar Zhongwan6 chromosome 5, CAAS_Psat_ZW6_1.0, whole genome shotgun sequence genome includes the window gtgggacaaagagcaagaggcattagcccttggaaactctaaggccttgaatgcactgttcaatgggataaataagaacattttcagactggtgcatcactgtgaactggctaaagatgtttgggatactctcaaaacaactcatgaaggtacctccaaggtaaggatgtctaaactccagatgctgactactaagtttgaaaatctgaggatgaaagaggatgagactattcatgacttccacatgaatattcttgaaattgccaataCTTCTAgaggcttaggagagaaaatgtctgaagaaaaacttgtaagaaagattctcagatcattgcccaagagatttgccatgaaggctactgctatagaagaggctcaagatatctgcaatatgaaggttgatgagcttattggttctctccaaacttttgaaatgggcttgtgtgagaataatgaaaagaaaaacaaaagcataacttttgtatcaaatactaaagaggattcagaagaaggaaatattggaggtaatgaaagcatatcagaagctatagccatgcttggaagacagttcaacaagttcataaagaaggttgatcaaaaaggtagaccaaatgtcaagaacatttcgtctgacatcagtagaagatcaacatctgaagaaaagttcaaccaaggcaagggaatccagtgtcatggatgtgaagggtTTGGACACATTAGAGTTGAATTTCCTACCTTTCTCAAGATGCACAAGAAGGGACTTtctgtcacctggtctgagggagactctgagagtgaatttgaaggagaatctgctaaacatgtcactgcactaactagtgtctgtgcctctgatgatgactcaagtggagatgaacttacatttaatgaacttgctgcttcatataaagagttatgtgtcaaaagtgcagaagtgtgtatacaaggagaaaagTAGAAGAAACTCATCAGGGAGCTGGAAGttgagaagaagaagcatctgacagtcatagatggtctaaatggtgagataaccttgctgacctctaagctagatcaaatgacaaaatccatcagaatactgaataaaggaactgacactttggaagagattctaaaggtgggacagaaatcaggaaccatgtctggtttaggctttgttaaggaatcctcaactgaactcaaaagctcaaaggctgaagttcagaaaatcaaacagaagtcacaaccaatgtcacaacatcagggaaacaggaggattaaccatcaaaagaagaaatttcaaagatgaagatgtcattactgtggtagatttggtcacataaaacccttctgttataggttgcatggttatcttaaccagacccctcaagtcagacctaagcagaaggcatctaagcataatgcccctatcaagaaacaacaatgggttgctagattagctcacacatctctaagggcatctaccagagaagactggtattttgatagtggttgctcaagacatatgactgggatggagaacttattggtagatagacaacctcatactaccagttatgtgacctttggtgatggagctaaaggaaaatcaaaggtgttggtaagctgaacagtcctggagttccagaactgaataatgtgttgttagtaaaaggactaactgctaatctcatcagcataagccagctatgtgataaaggcttcaatgtacagttcactaaggaagaatgtgttgtgaagaatggagaaaataaggaagttatgagaggatccagatccaaagataactgctatctatgggaacctgaagtctcaaactactcctcaatgtgctccttagccaaggaagaacaggaagtgaagttgtggcatagaagactttgacatcttcatttaagaggaatgaagaagatcatatccaaggaagcaggtagaggaatcccaaagctgcttatggatgaaggaaaagtctgtggagaatgtcaggtgggcaagctaaccaagatgtcacatcctaagcttggacatcctaaaacatccaaaactctggaacttttgcacatgggcttaatgggacctatgcagaTTGAAAGTCATGAGTTGTCCTCATCTATTATTCCTCATCAAAATGGTGTAGTTGAAAGGAAGAAACAAAATTATGTATCattatccactgcagaagctgagtacatagcatctggtagcagttgttcccaactggtttggatgaaacagatgcagactgagtacaatgtcactcagaatgtcatgacattggatgctactcagtttgaaaatttaaggggcaaagTGGGAATATGTCTGtctgaggaattatagcaactaatgatgttaggTATTTACTGTTTAATAATTCAAATTATTAAACATTTGAGAGTATGCTTTGATTGATCAACAAATAATAGCTATTACTCTTGCAACAAGCGTTACCTCTTCCATCGTTTCAACTTTCAGTCACGCAAGCATTCTCTCAAAGAAACTTTTCATTTCGTCTTTAAGATATTCATCATGTCTCAACAATCCAACTCATCTTCCTCCAAGAACATGTCTGATTCCTCTAGCTCTTAACCATGCAACCCTAACAGAGAAGATCCTGTTGCTGACTCTGCGAATACCTcacatgcaagaagacctaaagaaactgTATCAGGCTTCTCCTCCGCAATCGCTCTTGAGGAACGAACCAGAGAAGGTTCCAGGTATGTTCACAATGCCATTGCCACTATGGTGACTGGAATACTGTCTGGTAATCATAAGGTCCTTGGGGTTTCCATTCCCTTAAACACTATTGAACCTGATAGTGTTTCTCATCAAGAAAATATTGAGTCTTTAGGAAAGAATCTCTCTGATGATGTTGAGCAAACTGATGCTCATAAGGAGTCAAATGTTGACAAACCCTTAGATAATGTGGCTGGTGAGGAAGTTCATGTCACTCATGATGTCAGTAACAACCCTAACCGTGAGGCTAAAACAGTAGACCTGGAGGAATTTTCTGATAATGAGTTGTTGTCCTCAGTcgtccctagcatagccaaaagggttaggactaggagagaaaagAAAACAGTGGCTCAAAGGTCCCCTAGAAAGAGGATTGATGTTCCAACCTCTTCCAATACAAAGGTGGCAGTCGAGAGTTCCCTCAAGAGGAAAGTTCATGGTCCAACAAAATCCTGGAGCAAAGGGGTGCCCAAGAAAAAGAAGACCAAGTCTGTTGTTGTTGAGTCTGACTCAGATGTTCCATGTGATGTCCCTGATACtctgtcaaagaagaagccaaccactagcaagcttgcaactagtgtccctgaggtaccaATTGACAACATATCTTTTCATTTTGCTTCAAGTGTAAACAGGTGGAAATATGTTTATCAGAAGAGGCTGGCTTTGGAAAGGGAATTAGCTCAGAATGTCCTGGAATGTAAGGATATTATAGACCTTATTCAAGAGGCTGGTTTAATGAAGACTGTGACTCAATTCTCAAAGTGCTATGAGATGTTGGTAAAGGAATttattgtcaatgtgtctgaAGAATGTGTTGATGGGAAGTCTAAGGAATTCAGAAAAGTGtatgtgcgaggcaagtgtgtAAATTTCTCTCACTCAGTGATCAACAAGTATTTGGGAAGGCCTGATGTagctcaacctgagcttgagGTGACTGACAATAAAATttgtcaagtcatcactgcaaatcaagtcAGGAAGTGGCCTCTCAAAGGAAAGTTGGTGGCCAGCAAACTGAGTGTCAAGTATGCAATGCTGCACAAGATTGGAGCTGCTAACTGGGTGCCCACCAATCATAAATCTACAGTTGTTGTAATGCTTGGGAAGTTTATATATGTTGTTGGAACCAAAGCCAATTTTGACTATGGATCCTATATTTTTGATCAAACTTGAAGCATGCAGgaagcttcagtgtgaaggggcctatagcctttccttctcTCATCTGTGGTATTGTTTTGAATCAGTTTCCAAACATCTTAACTGAGAATGATTTTGTGAAGAAAAGAGACAGTCATTTGTCCTTCAATCATAAGCTATTCCTAGGTACCCATGTtcctgacattgtcatgacaaCAGGTGGGACATCACGTGTAAGCAATCAACCAGGTAAAGTTGCTATCATTGCAATGCTCAAAGAAACTTGCAGGGAGTtagaggcaaggaagctgaaCTTGGAAAAATTGATTAGCAAGTTGGAGATGATTGAAGGTGATGTGCTTGGGGAAGCTGCTGCTGCTGCAGAAGGAGCTGAAAGACAAGGTGAAGAGGGA containing:
- the LOC127079720 gene encoding uncharacterized protein LOC127079720, with protein sequence MVTGILSGNHKVLGVSIPLNTIEPDSVSHQENIESLGKNLSDDVEQTDAHKESNVDKPLDNVAGEEVHVTHDVSNNPNREAKTVDLEEFSDNELLSSVVPSIAKRVRTRREKKTVAQRSPRKRIDVPTSSNTKVAVESSLKRKVHGPTKSWSKGVPKKKKTKSVVVESDSDVPCDVPDTLWKYVYQKRLALERELAQNVLECKDIIDLIQEAGLMKTVTQFSKCYEMLVKEFIVNVSEECVDGKSKEFRKVYVRGKCVNFSHSVINKYLGRPDVAQPELEVTDNKICQVITANQVRKWPLKGKLVASKLSVKYAMLHKIGAANWVPTNHKSTVVHAGSFSVKGPIAFPSLICGIVLNQFPNILTENDFVKKRDSHLSFNHKLFLGTHVPDIVMTTGGTSRVSNQPGKVAIIAMLKETCRELEARKLNLEKLISKLEMIEGDVLGEAAAAAEGAERQGEEGEADASPDDDTDDDADSESDD